Proteins from a single region of Nerophis ophidion isolate RoL-2023_Sa linkage group LG08, RoL_Noph_v1.0, whole genome shotgun sequence:
- the lhfpl2a gene encoding LHFPL tetraspan subfamily member 2a protein: MCHVIVTCRSMLWTLLSIVVAFGQLIAFMSTDWLVGYPRTPDAVLGGHHGTTAAGEAYRPTLGLYGRCVKLPHLKRGVLCGPYAVHFGEIASGFWQAASIFLAAGILLLCAVAFVSVFSVCFQSILKKSIFNVCGLLQAIAGLFLILGLMLYPAGWGSDKVQLYCGPDAAPYRAGLCSMGWAFYTAMGGTLLTFVCAVFSAQAEIATSSDKVQEEIEEGKSLICLL, from the exons ATGTGTCATGTGATCGTCACCTGCCGCTCCATGCTGTGGACTCTGCTGAGCATTGTGGTCGCCTTCGGCCAGCTCATCGCCTTCATGAGCACCGACTGGCTGGTGGGCTACCCGCGCACGCCCGACGCCGTCTTGGGCGGACACCACGGCACCACGGCGGCGGGCGAGGCCTACAGACCCACGCTGGGCCTCTACGGCCGCTGCGTCAAGCTGCCGCACCTGAAGCGCGGCGTGCTGTGCGGCCCGTACGCCGTCCACTTCGGGGAGATCGCCAGCGGCTTCTGGCAGGCCGCCTCCATCTTCCTGGCGGCCGGCATCCTGCTGCTGTGCGCCGTGGCCTTCGTCTCCGTCTTCAGCGTCTGCTTCCAGAGCATCTTGAAGAAGAGCATCTTCAACGTCTGCGGCCTGCTGCAAGCCATCGCAG GTCTCTTCCTGATCCTGGGCCTGATGCTGTACCCCGCCGGCTGGGGTTCGGACAAGGTCCAGCTGTACTGCGGGCCGGACGCGGCGCCGTACCGCGCCGGCCTGTGCTCCATGGGCTGGGCCTTCTACACGGCCATGGGCGGCACGCTGCTCACCTTCGTGTGCGCCGTCTTCTCGGCGCAGGCGGAGATCGCCACCTCCAGCGACAAAGTGCAGGAGGAGATCGAGGAGGGCAAGAGCCTCATTTGCCTGCTGTGA